The Acidobacteriota bacterium genomic sequence GGGCCGCGCGGCCGCCGCGCTATCCAGCTCGGTTTCCAGCCACGTGACGAAATCGAGCGTGCCTGCCTCGTCCGGGCGGGGCCGACCCGCCGGCGGCATCATCCCGCCGCGCAGCTTGCGAACGACCTTCTCCCACGCCTCGGGATGCTCGCCGACGGCCGCGAGGTTCAGGGTGTCGAGGGTCAGCCCGACGGCGCGGAGCTGGCCGACGAGCGGCGACGGCGCGCCGCCGCGGCCCGTGACCAGGCGCTCGTTGTGGCAGGTGACGCAGTAGCGGTCGAGCAGGGCGCGGTACGACGTCGCCCCTCTCTCGGCTCCCGTAGCTTGCGGTGCGACCGCGGCGGCAAACGTTGCCTGAGCACGCGCAGCAGAAGCCGATGCCGCCGCGGCCGGCACACCCTGCCCGAGTGCCTCACCGGCCGGCATGAACGCAACGGCGATGACGGCGAGGGCAATGAACGGCGTCCGGCTCACGAGGAATCCTCCCGAATCACGGAGCGATGCACCGAGGGATGGCGGCCCGCGGCGATCGTACAACTCCACTTGCCCACTGACAATTCGGATGCGCGTTCCGCCCGACCCGGAAACGGGTTCACCCGTCGTGGTCAGAACGGCAGACCGACCCGAACGTAGTAGCGCGGCCCCTCCCGCTCGATGAAGGGAAAGGCGGCGCCTGCACGCAGCCGCAGCGGCACCCCGTACAGGGCGAGCAGGTCGGTGCTGACCTCGAAACCGGCCGACAGCAGAACGCTCGGCCGGGGACTCTCGTCGCCGGAGGACGACACGCGGCCCCACGCGTTGCCGCCGTCGAGGAACACCGAGCCGAAGATGCGGTCGACGTGCAGCGGCAACGTCCCGCGTCCGCGATTGACGAGCGCGAGCGGCATGCGCAGCTCCACGCTGGTGGACCATGCAGTGCGGCCCGATCGCGTGGATGTCTCGTAGCCGCGAACAGGCAGGAAGACCGAGCCGCCCACCAGCGTGGGAGCGCCCGGCAGCGACACGCGGTCGCCCGAGGCGCCGCCCACCTCGAAGTACCCGGTCTGCGCCCCCGGCCCGCGAGCCGTCCCGCCGCTCGCGCGCACCGCGAGCACCGGCGCCGCGAATCCCGGTCCCGGCAACGGAATGTAGGCCCGCACCCGCCCGATGAGGTCATCGACGGAGAGATCGACGGCGTCGCGACCCGCGAGCCCACCCGGAACATCCACGTCGCCGCGCGTCCGCGCGCGCAGGTACAGCGCCGCGCCGCGTGCGTTGCCCATCTGGAAGGCATGCGACCGCGCGCTCGAGACGCTGAACGAAACCGCGTACTCGCTCAGGAGGCTGCCGGGCCGGGTGAGGCGGAGACTGTCCGTCGACCGCAGGGCATCGTCCAGCACCTCCCGGTCGCTGCGGACCAACCCGGCCGACAGCCGCAGCGACGTCGACAGGCGCACGCCGGGTCTCCGCACCCGCACCGACGTGGCCAGGCGCCGCTCCCGCTCCAGAACGAAGAACGCCGCCGGCGAGCCCGCCGCACCCGCCTCCGGGCGTCGTACCCGCACGCCGTCGTCGTCCCACGTCTGCGAGGCGGTCACGCCGATGGTCGGATTTCCCAGGCCTCGATACTCGTACGAAACGTCGCCTTCTCCCCGGCCGCCCGACGTGAAGACCTGCGCCCCGGCCTCGTAGGCATGCCTGCCGACGAGGTCGATGCCCGACGTGCGGCCGCCGAGCGCGTAGCCGAGAAGCTCCGTGCGCGGCACCTCGACATCCCCGACGGTCGTCTTCGCGGTTGCGACCGGCTCCCGGATCACGGGGAACCAGTACCGCGGATACAGGGTCGAGGCCGGCGAGTAGTCGCGGGACGGACTCTCCCGATCGCGGGACGTCGTTCCAGCCGTATCGCCGATGGAAGCGCCGGCGGCGGCCGGCCCGACATGCGAAGCGCCGGCATCGTCGAAGCGCGCCGCCGGGGCGGGGGCGGGCGGGGCGGCGTCCGGGGCGAACCGGACCCGCTCCACCTCCCAGCCGTCGACGTGGTAACCGGAGAAGTACAGCCACTCGCCGGCGGGGTCGACGCTCGGAAACGCCGCCCCCGTCCGCACGTTCGTCAGCATGACGGGCGGGCCGAGGGGGCCGGTAAGCGGATCGACCTCCGCGCCCAGGATGTTCAGGATGCCGCTCCGGTCCGACGACCAGACCAGATAGCGGCCGTCCGCGCTCCATTTCGGCGCCAGGTCGAGGGCCCGGTCACGGGTCACCTCGTGCGTCACGCGCCCGTCCGCATCGAGGACGACCACGTCGTGCCGCCGCTCTGTCCAGCGGCTCGCGGCGATCCGACGCCCGTCGGGGGAGACCGCGGGGTAGGCCCAGTACGTGCCGGCCTCCGGCGCCGCCAGCGTCCGGATCGACCCGTCCAGGAGGTCGACCCGGGCCAGGCCGTTCGTTCCCTCGCCCTCCGCCACGGCGACGGCCCACGTTCCGTCGGGGCCGGCGGACGGCGCCGTCAGCCTCGCGCCTCGGGTCACGCGGCGCACCTCCCCGTCGACGGTCGCGACGTGCACGTCGCTGAACACCCGGTAGCGGTCCGTGTAGTCGCGTTGCGCGAAGACGACCCCCCCGGACGGCAGGACGTCGAACGGGGCGCGATTGTTGATCCTCGTCACGGTGGTCGGATCGCCGCCGTCGGGCGGCATGACCACCAGCCGCGGATACGACCGTCCATCGGACCGAACGTAAACCAGGGCGCCGCCGTCCGGCGACCTCATCGGGTGCAGCCCGTAGCGGGCGTTGCGGGTCAACGCCTCCGGCTCGGTGATCGGGCCGAACGCCGCGAGCTCGCCATCGAGGCGGTTCAGGCCCGCCCGCAACTCGTTCGTCCAGGCGGCCCATTCGCTCGACAGCGACGCGCCGAAGGCGCGCCGGCCGGCCGCGTTCAACCACGACAGCGACAGTTGTGTCGCCGGGCGCACGACCGCCTCGACGAACGCGGCCATGCTCTCGCGGCCGTGCTTGTCGAGCAGGTAGTCGAAGAAGAGCGACCCGTAGGCGTACCGGCGGGTACCGCCCGGCCACTGCCGCGAGTTGCCGCTTGCCTGTCCGATATTCTCGAACCGCCCCTCCAACGCCGCCGTCCGCAGCACCATCTCGTGGAACGTCCCGTGCACTCGGCCCGCGTCGGTCAGCGCCGACTCGTACCAGGTCGCCAGTCCCTCGGCTACCCAGCCGGGCACGACGACGCCGGGAAAAGTCAGCGGCGTCTGCGCGCGCCCGAACAGCGTGCGGAAGATCCTGCCCAGCGTCCCGCCGTAGTCGAGGTGAAAGATGTGCGCCAGCTCGTGCGTGACCAACAGCTCGAACCAGTCGTCGAAGTAGGCCAGCGCGAGGTGGTCGGCGGGGGGACGCGCGTAGAGCACGATCCGGTTCGACGGCCAGATCCGCGCGTAGCCGTTCGAGACGTCGACGTGGTCGGTCAGCACGACGTCGATCCGCCCGGACGGACCCTCGCGGAATTGCGCCGTGAGCTCGCGGTAGGCCCGCTCGGCCAGCTCGCCCACCCGCCGACCCTGCTCCTCCAGTTGCGCGGGAAAGGTGATGCGGAAGTGCTCGGTATCGACCGAGCGCCAGGCTTCGTCCGGCGGCACCTGAGCCGCCGCCGGAAAGGCGAGCACACACACGAGCACCGTCGTGGAGAAACGGAAGGACGAACGGGACATGCTGCGTCGACTCCCGGCGGGCTGGCCTCTCCAGCCTACCAGGAGAAGCGGGACGCCGGAGACGGCGGCCAGCGCGAGGTCGCCGGAAGGCCGGCGATTCGGCATTCGGCAGGCCGAGGGCCGAGGCCGTCGGACCGGAAGACGATGCGGTACCCGTGCGTCCGGGATCGGACGGGATCTACTCTTCGTCGAGCCATGCCAGAATCGCCGGCGTCACGATCTCCGGCACCTGCGTATGCGGTCCGTGCCCCACTCCCGGCAGGACGCGCAGGGTCAGCGGACCGTCTACCCAGCGCCAGATCCCGTTGAGCGTCTCCGGCTTGAAGGGGCCGCTGTCCCTGCCGTAGATGAGCAGCGTCGGAGCCTGGACCGGCGGGAACTCGCCGATGCGAAAGCCGAAGCCCTCGGTCTCCATCGTGAACGGACGCGGCGGCCAGTTGGCCTTGTAGAAGTTCACGATCGACTCCGGGTACAGCCGCTGGTAGGCCAGCCGGCGCAGGGCCGCCAGCTCGAAGGTGTCGTCCGGGCTCGGCGGCCGGCTCCGAATGCGATCGCCGAACTCCGCCCCCGCGTTCGGGTTCTCCTGCATGCCCCGCTGGAACATGCTCGCCTGCTGCTGCTCGGTGTTGGAGATCAGCTCCCGGATCAAGCCCTCCGGGTGGATCGTGCCGACGGAGACGAGGCGGGCCGTCTTCTCCGGATGGGTCATGGCGAAGTGCCAGGCGTAGAACCCGCCGCTGTCCTGGCCCACGATGATGGCCCGCTCCTCGCCGAAGTCGTCGATGATGGCGGCGATGTCGGACGAGATCTTCGCCATCGTGTAGTTCTCGACGCCCTCCGGCTTGTCGCTCTTGTCGGTTCCTCGGGTCGACATCGCAACCACCCGGTAGTGCTCCGAGAGCGCGACCAGTTGATGACGCCAATCGAACCACGGACCGGTGATGCTGTGGACGAAGATGACCAGCGGACCCTCGCCCGCCGTGTGGTAAACGATTCGGACACCGTCCGAATCGGCGGCGCCCTCCTCCATGGTCACCGACTCGCCCCGCCAGTCCGTGACGGGCACCTGCGCCCCGGCCACTGCCGAGATCAGACCGAGAAACGCGACGACAAAGACCAGCGACAACCACCCTGTTCTCACGACATCCTCCCGAATCTCCGGATCACTGCCGCCCGTCCGACCGGAGCCGAGCCGTCACGCAAGCGTCGAACATCCTGCAGGTCGAGCGTCTCGCTCCTCCGAGCGCGCGCGGGGCCTCCCCGCGGCCCGCTACGCCAGCACCTCCCGGACCACGCGGGCCGGCTCGACGCCGGTCAGCTTGGCGTCGAGGCCCCGGTGCTTGTGCGTGAACCGCTGGTGATCGATCCCGAACAGGTGCAGAATCGTCGCCTGCAGGTCCCGGATGTGCACCGGGTCCTTGACGATGTTGTAGGAGAAGTCGTCGGTCTCGCCGTGGACGACGCCCCCCTTGACCCCGCCGCCCGCCATCCACAGGCTGAAGCAGCGCGGATGGTGGTCGCGCCCGTAGTCGGTAGGGGTCAGCCGCCCCTGCGAATAGATCGTCCGGCCGAACTCGCCGCCCCAGATGACCAGCGTCTCGTCGAAGAGACCCCGCTCCTTCAGGTCCTGGATGAGCGCCCACGCCGCCCGGTCGACGTCCCGCGCCTGCGCCGGCAGCACCTCGGGCGCGAACGCGTGCACGTCCCAGCCGCGATGGTAGATCTGGACGAAGCGCACGCCCCGCTCGATCAGCCGCCGGGCCATCAGGGCCGCGTTCTGGAACTTGCCCGGCTGCTTCGCGTCCTCGCCCCAGCGTTCGAACGTACGCTCCGGCTCGCTCGACAGATCGGCCATCTCCGGAACCGACGACTGCATCCGGAACGCCATCTCGTACTGCTGGATGCGGGCCAGCGTCTCGGGGCTGCCGAACTGCTCGTGCTGGATCCGGTTCAGATCGGCGAGGCCGTCCAGCATCTGCCGGCGGACGTCTCGCGAAACGCCGTCCGGGTCGCGCAGGTACAGAACCGGATCGGCACCGGTCCGCATCCTGACCCCGGCGTACTCCGGCGACAGGAACCCGGCGCTCCACAGCTTCGCCGAAATAGCCTGCACGCCCGACTTCGGGTGGCTCTTCTCGGCATTCATCACCACGAACGTCGGCAGGTCCTGGTTCATGCTCCCGAGGCCGTAGGCGAACCACGCCCCGATGCACGGGCGGCCCGGGATCTGCTGGCCGGTCTGGATGAACGTGATGCCCGGCTCGTGGTTGATGGCGTCTGTGTGCATCGAGCGGATGATGGCGATGTCGTCGGCCATCCGCGCCGTGTACGGCAGGATCTCCGAAATCCAGGCGCCGCTCTGCCCGTGCTGGTCGAACTTGAAGACCGAGGGCGCGATCGGGAAGCGCGCCTGCCCCGACGTCATCGTCGTCAGGCGCTGCCCCTGGCGGATCGACTCCGGCAGATCCTTGTCGTACCAGTCCCGCATCTTCGGCTTGTAGTCGAGCAGATCCATCTGCGGCGGGGCGCCCATCATGTGCAGATAGATGCAGCGCTTCGCCTTCGGCGCGAAGTGCGGCAGCGACGGCAGGCCGCCGAACGACGCGGCGTCCTGCGGCGCGGCGAACGCGTCCTCGGCCATGAGGCTGGACAGGGCGAGCCCGCCGACCCCCATGGCGACCTTGCCGAAGAACTGCCGCCGAGTCTCCGCCTGGATCGCCTCTTTTACTGGATGCATCGTGAACCTCTCGTTAACGGATCGCCCGCGCCGCCACGTGTTGTCCGTCTGCTCGCGCCGCTACTTGTTGAGCACTTCGTCCAGGTTCAGCACCTGGGTCACCAGCATGGTCCAGGCCGCCGACTCCGCCCGCGGCAGCGTGTCGTCCGGCGCCGAGTCGCCCACGTCGAGAAGCCGCTCCGCCTCGTCCGCATCCGCGCGATAAGCCTCTACGAGACGGTCGTACGAACGCTTCGCGATCTCGCGCTCGCCGTCGCTGAAGCGCCGCGCGAGCAGCCGCAGGGTCACGAAGTCGAGCCGCGGCTCGAACCCGTCGCCCGCCTGCCGCATCGCGCGCTGTGCCAGGTGCCGCGATGCCTCGACGAACTGCGGATCGTTCATCGTCACCAGGGCCTGCAGCGGCGTGTTCGTCCGCTCCCGCCGCACGACGGAGTGCTCGCGGGTCGGGGCGTTGAAGATCTCCATGGACGGCGGCGGCGCCGACCGCTTCCAGAAGGTATAGAGGCTCCTGCGGTACAGGTTCTCGCCGTCGTCCTGCCGGTAGGTCCCGGTATTGCTCTGCGGCATCGCCACCGTCGACCAGACACCGGCCGGCTGATACGGCCGTACGCTGGGGCCGCCGATCGTCGGCACGAGCAGCCCGCTGGCGGCCAGGGCGTAATCGCGCACCATCTCGGCGTCCATCCGGAAGCGCGGGCCGCGCGAGAACAGACGGTTCTCCGGGTCTGCCTCCAGCTTCTCGGGCGTCGTCAACGCGGACTGCCGGTAGGTGGACGACGTCACCAGCGTCCGGAAGAACTGCTTGACGTCCCAGTCCGACGCAAGGAACTCCACCGCCAGCCAGTCGAGCAGAGCCGGGTGCGTCGGCGGATCGCCCTGCGCGCCGAAGTCCTCGCTGGTCGTGACCAGACCGGTCCCGAACACCTGCTGCCAGAAGCGGTTCGCCGTCACGCGACTCGTCAGCGGGTTGTCCTCGTCGACCAGCCAGCGAGCAAGCCCGAGGCGGTTGCGCGGC encodes the following:
- a CDS encoding DUF1501 domain-containing protein — protein: MHPVKEAIQAETRRQFFGKVAMGVGGLALSSLMAEDAFAAPQDAASFGGLPSLPHFAPKAKRCIYLHMMGAPPQMDLLDYKPKMRDWYDKDLPESIRQGQRLTTMTSGQARFPIAPSVFKFDQHGQSGAWISEILPYTARMADDIAIIRSMHTDAINHEPGITFIQTGQQIPGRPCIGAWFAYGLGSMNQDLPTFVVMNAEKSHPKSGVQAISAKLWSAGFLSPEYAGVRMRTGADPVLYLRDPDGVSRDVRRQMLDGLADLNRIQHEQFGSPETLARIQQYEMAFRMQSSVPEMADLSSEPERTFERWGEDAKQPGKFQNAALMARRLIERGVRFVQIYHRGWDVHAFAPEVLPAQARDVDRAAWALIQDLKERGLFDETLVIWGGEFGRTIYSQGRLTPTDYGRDHHPRCFSLWMAGGGVKGGVVHGETDDFSYNIVKDPVHIRDLQATILHLFGIDHQRFTHKHRGLDAKLTGVEPARVVREVLA
- a CDS encoding alpha/beta hydrolase; its protein translation is MRTGWLSLVFVVAFLGLISAVAGAQVPVTDWRGESVTMEEGAADSDGVRIVYHTAGEGPLVIFVHSITGPWFDWRHQLVALSEHYRVVAMSTRGTDKSDKPEGVENYTMAKISSDIAAIIDDFGEERAIIVGQDSGGFYAWHFAMTHPEKTARLVSVGTIHPEGLIRELISNTEQQQASMFQRGMQENPNAGAEFGDRIRSRPPSPDDTFELAALRRLAYQRLYPESIVNFYKANWPPRPFTMETEGFGFRIGEFPPVQAPTLLIYGRDSGPFKPETLNGIWRWVDGPLTLRVLPGVGHGPHTQVPEIVTPAILAWLDEE